In Natronococcus sp. AD-5, the genomic window AGTAGTTCGGTCCCGCCGCTCTCCCACAGGTGGGCGCGGAACGCGAGCGCCATCACGCCGCCGAGGACGAGGAAGAACAGCGCAGTCCCGATGTAGAGGACCCCGACGTCCTTGTGGTTAGTCGTGACGAGCCAGCGCTTGACCGACCGCATCGAGGGCAGATCACCCATCAGTCGTCACCTCCGCTCTCGGTCTCGTTACCGGCTTCCTCGGTGTCGTCCGTTTCATTACCGCCGTTTTCTTCGTCGTCACCGTTTCCGTCGTCTGTTTCATTACTGCTGTTTTCGTCACCGCTCCCACCGTCGTCCGGCGCCTCGTCTTCGAGGAATTGTTCGTACTCCTCTTGACTCACGACTTCGATCTGACCGGTCATCTGCGTGTGACCGTCGCCACAGAGTTCGAAGCACTTGACCTCGTGGGTGTCGCCGGCCTCGCCCGTCATGAACCACGTCCGGTCGTGCTCACCGGGGATGGCGTCCGCCTTCACGCGTAAGTCTGGCACGCCGAACGTGTGCCAGACGTCGCCACCGGTCACGTCGATATGGACTGCCGTGTTCTCGGGAACGGTCATCGTCGCGGTCGACTCGGCTCCGTTCTCGTACTCGTAGAACCAGGCGAAGCCTTCGCCCGTGACTTGGACCTCGATGGAGTCTTCGTCCGGGATCTCGTTGCTCGGATCCTCGACGTACAGCAGCATTCCGTACGTCCAGATAATGAGCGAGATGACGATGATGGCGCTCAGACCGAACGATAGGAACAGTTTCTTGCCGCCCTCTCCTCCTGTCGGTAACTCCCCGAGGGTAGGCCGCGCCTCGTCCGACGTCTCGTCGCCGGTATCGCGATACTTGTACGCGTTGTACAGGGTATACGCGATTACGACGACGCCAACGAGCGTCCCGAGTCCGAGAAAGACCAGGAAAATTTGCTCGAAGATGTCGACGCGCGTTTGTGCCTGCAGGGGAATCATAGCTGCGCTGAAGATTGTATTCACCTCGTTTGAAGTCCGCTTATATGTCGGTCGATGGTTGCCGTGGGCACTTATCTATTTGGAAACGCCTTGATTGGACCCGCACAGCGACGCGCTGTCGAGCGGGACGTCTCATCGTCGGCCGGATCGTTCGAGTACCCACGTCTCGATTCATCACCAGCCAGTTGGAGTCAGGGGCCTTTTGTCTATCGTTCGCGTCGCCGTCCCGCGCCGAACAAGCCGGTATTACCGGCCCGTTCTTCGTCGCGTCGAACCTGTTCGGGTCGAAGGCGACGGTTCGGTCGGCGAAACACCGTGGGGAGGGCCCTCGACGAGCGGAGAACGGCTCGCGCGCTCGCGGTGAAGTACAACGGGCCGGCAGATCGGGTCTCCAAAAGGTTGGTACCCGGAACGATCTCGAGCCGATCGATCCACGGGGCAGAGCAACGGGGTTGCGCCTCTCGCGGTATTGCGTCCCCGATCTGGCATCCGTCCGCCGATTTCCGCTCGCGATCGCCCCGAGGACCGCGGTCGGACCGGGCGACGGTCCACGAACAAAAGACAGGATCCTTCACGGCCGTTGTCGTACGCACGCGCATGAGTATCCGCCTTGACGAAGTGTACAAACGTATCATCCACGCGTTGATGGGCGACGCCCGAAATACCTCGGCGCCGATGATCGCCGAGGAAGTGGGCGTCTCCCCCGCGACGATTCGAAACCGGATCAACCAGCTCGAGGACGCCGGGATCATCAGGGGCTATCACGCGAACGTCGACTTCGGTGCGGCCGACGACAGGCTCACGACGCTGTACGTGGGGACGGCGCCGGTCGGAGAACGTGCACGGCTCGCCCAGCAGGCGCGAACGATCGCCGGCGTCGTCAACGTTCGAGAGTTCATGGCCGGGCGGGAAAACCTCCACGTCCTCGCCGTCGGAAGCGACGTCGAAGGGGTGAACGACGTGGCGCGGGAGCTGACGTCGCTCGGAATCGACATCGACGACGAAAAACTCGTCCGGACCGAGCAGTTCCAGCCCTACCATCCCTTCGGCCCCGCCGAAACCCACCAGCAGTTCTCTGACTACGTCAGTCTCGCCGGGGGTAACGAGGTCGTCCAGCTTACCGTCGAGGATAGCGCGCCGATCGCCGACATGACCCTCGAGCGAGCCGGAACGAAGGGATTGCTCGAAGACGGGTTGCTCGTCGTCTCGATCGAGCGCGAGGATTCCGTACTCACCCCGACGGGCGACAGCGAAATACGGGCCGGCGACCTGCTCACGGTTCTCTCTCGGGACGGGATTACGGACCGCACGCTCGAGGTATTCGAAGCGGAGGGTGGCTAGGTAATCGGGACTGGAAAGACAATACACTTATTCTCC contains:
- the coxB gene encoding cytochrome c oxidase subunit II gives rise to the protein MIPLQAQTRVDIFEQIFLVFLGLGTLVGVVVIAYTLYNAYKYRDTGDETSDEARPTLGELPTGGEGGKKLFLSFGLSAIIVISLIIWTYGMLLYVEDPSNEIPDEDSIEVQVTGEGFAWFYEYENGAESTATMTVPENTAVHIDVTGGDVWHTFGVPDLRVKADAIPGEHDRTWFMTGEAGDTHEVKCFELCGDGHTQMTGQIEVVSQEEYEQFLEDEAPDDGGSGDENSSNETDDGNGDDEENGGNETDDTEEAGNETESGGDD
- a CDS encoding Lrp/AsnC family transcriptional regulator; amino-acid sequence: MSIRLDEVYKRIIHALMGDARNTSAPMIAEEVGVSPATIRNRINQLEDAGIIRGYHANVDFGAADDRLTTLYVGTAPVGERARLAQQARTIAGVVNVREFMAGRENLHVLAVGSDVEGVNDVARELTSLGIDIDDEKLVRTEQFQPYHPFGPAETHQQFSDYVSLAGGNEVVQLTVEDSAPIADMTLERAGTKGLLEDGLLVVSIEREDSVLTPTGDSEIRAGDLLTVLSRDGITDRTLEVFEAEGG